A segment of the Sphingomonas cannabina genome:
TCCCACCTGAGAACGGAAGCTAACCACCAATACCAGCCGCTCAGATTTTCCAAGTCCATGCGCTAATCGGCAAAGTCCGGCGCCCGCTTCTCAATATTGGCGCGCACAGCCTCGATCTGGTTGGGTGAGCGCAGCAGCGCCGCCTGTTCGGCGCTCTCGGTCGAGAGAATGGTGGCGGCATCGGCCTCGACGGTCAGATTGGCGAGCCGCTTGGCGGCGCGGATCGCCTGCGGATTGCGCCCGGCGATGGTGGCCGCGAGCGTTAGCGCCTCGCCAAGCGGATCATCCGCCGCACGGGTCGCGAAGCCGTGGCCCACCGCCGCAGCGCCGCTGAACTCCGCAGCGGTATAGGTCAGTTCGCGCATCACGTCGTCGCGCACTCGTCCGCGCCATAGCGCGAAGCCGGCCATGTCGGGGACGATGCCCCATTTCATCTCCATCACCGACAGCCGCGCCTCGGGGTGGATCAGCACCACATCGGCCCCGCTCGCGATCTGGAGACCGCCGCCGAAGGCGATACCGTGGACCGCGGCGATCACCGGCACCGACAGCGTGCGCCATCCCCAGGCGACCTGCTGCACGCGATTGGCGGCGCCGTGGCTGCGCGTCGCGAGGTCGATGTCGGAGCCGCCGGCGGCCATGCTCGCCATGTCGAGCCCGGCGCAGAAGGCGCGCCCCTCGCCCGACAGCACCACCGCGCGCAGACCCGGCTCGCCCGCGAGCCGGTCGATCGCGGCGATGATCGCGTCGAACATGGCGGGATCGAGCGCATTGAGTTTGTCGGCGCGGGTCAGGCGGACGTCGGCGACGCCGCCGGCGATGGCGATCGAGACACGTTCGGTCGAGACATGGGCGGTCATGGCCGCGACTATCGCGTGGGCCTCAGGTCGCGGCAAGCCGGTAGCCGACCCCCTTCTCGGTCTGGAGCATCGGCGCCGCGAAACCGCGGTCGAGCTTGGCCCTCAGCCGCGACATATGCACCGCGACGACATTGGTGCCGGGATCGAAGCGCAAACCCCACACCGCCTCCAGCAGCGCCTGGCGCGGCACCGCCTCACCGGCGTGCTGGGCGAGGTGGAGCAGCAGCGCATATTCGCGCGGGAACAGGCCGATCGCGCGGCCGGCGCGCGTCACCTTGCGCGCGACCCGGTCGATGAGCAGCTCGCCGACGCCGATCGGGGCCGCGGCGAACCGCAGCCGGGCGGCGATGCGCGCAGCGATCTCGTCAACGGGGGCACCGGCAAGCACGGCATCGTCGGCACCGGCATCGAGCGCGGACGAGACCTGATCGAGCGTCTCCACCATCAGGATCAACGGACCATGGCTGCGTGCCTCGACCAGCGCCTCCGACGTGAAGCCGGCCGCGCGAGCGAAGGTCGCGATTCCCCCGGCCGCGACACGAATACCGCGTGCCGCAAGCGCCGGCGCCAGTCCGGGTACGTCGCATTCGATGCGCACGCTGCCCCCCATATCAGCAACTTAGCCGGAATTAGATCCATTCATGCGGTAAGCTCCTCCGGATCGGATGCAATCCGGTCGAGCCGCAAGCGGGCATGGGCTGCTACATAGCGGTCGGGATCATCCGCCGCTCGCTCGAGTGCGGGCAGCGCTGCCGGTCCATCCGCCGACAGCAGCGCGTCGAGCGCGGTGACCCGCATCCGCTCGCAGGGATGGCGCCAAGCATAATCGCGCGCGAGACCCAGTCCCGCGTCTCCGCCGAGATGCGCGGCGATCGCGAGCAACCCCTCGGCCGGGGTGACGTTGAGTCCCTGGGCGATGGTGCCGCGGTCGAGGTCGAAGCGATATTGCTCGATCCACGGCTGTCCGGGGGCATAGCCGAGAATGTTGAGCGAGACCGAAAAGGCATCGGGCGGCAGCTGGCGATGGACGTCGCGCCGCGCGCGGTAGAGCATCAGCTTGCCCGGCTCGAGCCGCGAACGCTCGACGAAGCGCAGCCCAGCCGGCTCCCCCGGCACGCCGATCACGGCATCGGCATCGCGCTCATAATAATCGCTCCAATAGCCGGGACCCTGATAACCGTAGGTCAGGAACGAGAAATTATGATCGTGCGGCATGTCGTAGAGGAAGGCGGCCGCGGCGCTCGCCCGCACCGCGGCGTCCTCCAGCGCCGGCCAGAAATTGGCGCGGATCAGATAACGGCCGGTGGGCGGCTTCAACAGGAAGGACTGGGCGCCATAGCCGTTGCTCGCCGCCTGGCCGGCGCAGCGCATCTCCAGTTCGGCGATTGCGAGGTCGGCGAGGAAATCCGGATTGCGTCCCAACCGCGCGAGCAGCGGCCCTACATCGGCGAAACTGTCTTCGTCGCGCGGATCGAAGGGGTGCGCCTCCAACGCCTCGAC
Coding sequences within it:
- a CDS encoding crotonase/enoyl-CoA hydratase family protein is translated as MTAHVSTERVSIAIAGGVADVRLTRADKLNALDPAMFDAIIAAIDRLAGEPGLRAVVLSGEGRAFCAGLDMASMAAGGSDIDLATRSHGAANRVQQVAWGWRTLSVPVIAAVHGIAFGGGLQIASGADVVLIHPEARLSVMEMKWGIVPDMAGFALWRGRVRDDVMRELTYTAAEFSGAAAVGHGFATRAADDPLGEALTLAATIAGRNPQAIRAAKRLANLTVEADAATILSTESAEQAALLRSPNQIEAVRANIEKRAPDFAD
- a CDS encoding winged helix-turn-helix domain-containing protein; the protein is MRIECDVPGLAPALAARGIRVAAGGIATFARAAGFTSEALVEARSHGPLILMVETLDQVSSALDAGADDAVLAGAPVDEIAARIAARLRFAAAPIGVGELLIDRVARKVTRAGRAIGLFPREYALLLHLAQHAGEAVPRQALLEAVWGLRFDPGTNVVAVHMSRLRAKLDRGFAAPMLQTEKGVGYRLAAT
- a CDS encoding transposase; amino-acid sequence: MIDAGRGEAIGLGELVEALEAHPFDPRDEDSFADVGPLLARLGRNPDFLADLAIAELEMRCAGQAASNGYGAQSFLLKPPTGRYLIRANFWPALEDAAVRASAAAAFLYDMPHDHNFSFLTYGYQGPGYWSDYYERDADAVIGVPGEPAGLRFVERSRLEPGKLMLYRARRDVHRQLPPDAFSVSLNILGYAPGQPWIEQYRFDLDRGTIAQGLNVTPAEGLLAIAAHLGGDAGLGLARDYAWRHPCERMRVTALDALLSADGPAALPALERAADDPDRYVAAHARLRLDRIASDPEELTA